DNA from Micromonospora nigra:
CCGGCGCGGCGGATCTGGGTACCACCGCGGCGGCGACCGCCGAGCCGAGCACCGGGTGCGGCACACCGACCACCGCGGCCTGGGCGACGTACGGGTGCTCGTGCAGCGCAGCCTCGACCTCGAGGCTGGAGATCTTGAACGCCCCGGACTTGATGACGTCCTGGTGCCGGTCGGACAGGTAGAGGTAGCCGTCGGCGTCGAGCCGACCGATGTCGCCCATCCGCACCCAGCCGGCGCGGAAGGTGGCCCGGTTCGCGGTGTCGTCGCGGTAGTAGGCGCGGGCGTGCGGCGCGCGCAACCACACCTCGCCGGTCGTTCCGGCGGGCAGCGCCCGGCCCTCGGGATCGGCGACCATGAGCTGGCCGGCGACCGGCCTGCCGAGAGCGTCGGGCCGCTCCGGGTCGAAGATCATCGTGGTCTGGGCGGGGGCGGCCTCGGTCGAGGTGTAGTAGTTGACCACCGCCGCGGCCGGGAACGCCGCCGCCAGGCGGGACGCGACCGCCGGGGGCAGCGGCGCGGCGGTCGACCCGACCAGGTGCACCCCGGAGGTGTCCAGGCCCGCCAGTGCCCCCGAGTCGAGCAGTTCGATCGCGATCGCCGGGACGAGGAACACCGTGCCGGTGCCCGGTGCGCAGACCAGCCGGGCGAACCGGGCCGGTGTGAAGCGCGGCAGGGTCAGCGCCGTCGGCGCGGAGGTCAGGGCGTTGACCAGCATCGTCTGCCCGGCGTTGGTGCCGATCGGGAAGGCGTGCAGGAACCGCCGCGAGTGGGCCAGCGGTAGCCGGCGCGGGTGCCGGGGCGCGCCGGCGGTGAGGTTGGCGTGGCTGGCGGCCACCCCCTTCGGACGGCCGGTGGTGCCCGAGGTGTAGAGGATCTGGGCGAGGTCGCCGGGACGCCCCGGATGGTCGGCCGGCTCGGCGTTGCCGGCGCGCAGCTCGGGCAGGCCCCACGCGGCCGTGCCGGCCGGCAGCACCGGGACGTCACCCGCGTGCACGACGGCGGTCGCCTCGCAGTGCGCCAACGCGTACGCGAGCTGGCCCGGGGCCGCCCGGTCCGACAGCGGTACGGCGACCCCGCCGGCGCGCAGCACCCCGCAGTACGCCACGGCGTAGCCCGCCCAGTCCCGGCTGGCGAACACCAGTCCCACCCGGTCACCCGGTCGCACCCCCCGCTGTCGCAGGGCTCCCGCCACGGTGCCGGCGTCGGCCTGCCAGGCGGCGAAGGTGAGCGCGTCGACGCCGTGCACTTCGACCGCCACCCGGTCCGGGTGCAGGGCGGCCCGCCAGGCCAGCAGCTGCGGGACCGTACCGCCGACGGGCGGGCGGTGCGCCTCGGGTGGGCTCACGGCCGGTCACCGCCGGCGGTCGCGCGGGCCCGTCGGGTCTCGATGCCGACCAGGTCGTCCGGTGGCGCGTCGGGCACCTCGTCGTCGAAGCGGGCCAGCACCCGCGTCCGCAACGACACCAGGGCGGTCAGCCCGATGCACACGCCGAACACCACGTACAGCAGGCCGGTGCCCCGGCCCGGGCCGACGCCGATCACCGCGCCGACGGTGGGAGCCAGCGCGCCGCCGGGCTGCAGCAGCGGCTCCGCGTACCGGGCGGCCAGCGGCGCGATGACGCCCCAGCCCACCGGGAGGGTCGACCAGGCGACCATCTGGTTGAGCGCGAACACCCGGCCGTGGAACCGGGCCGGCACCTTGGTCTGGACGATGGTGTTGTAGACCCCGTTGACCACGCCCAACGCGAGGTACATCCCGAAGGCGCCCGCGCCGACCACCAGCAGGCTCGGGCGTAGCCCGGTGACCACGCAGGCGAGGGCGATGCCGAGGGTGCCGAGCAGCACCGCGCGCATCCGGTAGCGCCGGGGCCCACCCCAGACGAGCATGACCAGCCCGCCCACGGCGGCGCCCACGCCCCCGGTCAGCGCGATCCGGGCCACCTCGGCCAGGCCGGCGAAGCCGAGCACCAGCGGGGAGAGCAGGAACAGCGCCGGAAACAGGAACAGGTTCAGCGCCGCGAAGAAGCCCAGCATGGCCCGGAACTCCCGCCGTCGCAGCGCGTACCGCAGCCCGTTGACGATCTCCGCGCCGATGCCCTCGCGGCGACGCAGCGCCAGGGTCGCCGGGAACCGTACGGCCAGCAGCACGCCGATCGCGAACAGGTAGCTGACCACGTCGATGACCAGGATGCCGGCCAGTCCGACGGCGTCCAGCAGCGCCACCGCGATCAGCGGCACCATGAACTGGGTGAGTCCCGTCGCCGTCTGGGCCAGCCCGTTGGCGTGGCCGAGGAAGCGTTTGGGCACCAGCTGTGGCACCGCCGAGACGAACGCGATGCGCTGGAACGCCAGGGCGATCGACAGCCAGCCCACCAGCACGTAGAGGTGCCAGACCTGGGCCCGGTCGGTGAGCACCAGCCCCGCCGCGACCGCGATGGCGCTGCCGGCCGCCGTGCCGGCCAGCAGCAGCACCCGACGCCGGCTGGTGCGGTCGATCAACGCCCCCGCCAGCGGGGCCACCAGCAGCCCCGGCAGGAGTCCGACCACGGCGAACAGCGCGAAGCGCACCAGCGACCCGGTCTGCAGGTAGATCCACAGGGGGATCGCGAAGTTGGTCAGCGCCGTCCCCGTACCGGAGGTGATCTGGCCGGCCGCGACCAGGCCGAAGCGGCGCATGCTCGGCTGCGGGGCGCGGCGCGCGGGCCCGGCGACCCCGGGGTCCGCAGCCGCGAGGGATCCGCCGCTGCGGTCGGAGACGGCGGTGAGCTGCCACGCCGGGTCGGCGGACCCGGCGACGTCCGTGTCGGCGGGGGCATCGAGTCGCAGGTGTACGCGGGTGACGATCTCCGCCAGCTCGGCGGCCCGGTACTTGAGGAAGTAGTGCCCGCCCTCGTCGACCACGGCCAGCGCGGTCCGCGTGGAAAGGAAGTGCCACTCCCGGAACCGTTCCTCGTGGTATTCAGTGCTGCGGTCGGCCTCGCCGACGACCGAGATCACCGGTGCGCGCAGTGGGGTCACCCGCCGGCGCATCAGCTCGGTGAAGTACTCCTCGGAGACCTGCGCGTCGTGGCGCATCGCGCGGATCAGGAACGACATCTCCGACGTGGACAGGCTGCCCACGTTCGTGCCCTGCGCCTGCAACCAGGTCCGGTAGATCCGGTCGCTGCGGATGCGTTCGGCCAGCCGAAGCCGCAGCAGCGGGCCGAGCAGACCGCCGGCCGGGCGGCCGAACGGGAAGACGGCGCCCAGGTAGATCGCGTCGATGTCGCGGCCGGCCGCCTCCAGCCGGCGGGCCACCTCGACCGCCAGCGCGCCGCCGGGCCCGCAGTGGCCGTAGAGGATCAGCGGGCCGTCGACCCCGTCGAGGATCTCGGCGGCGACGCCGGTCGCCACCTCCTCGATCGGGGCCGGCTCGTCGGCCAGGCCGATGTCATGGCCCGGCATCGCCACCGACAGCAGCCGGTATCCGGCCGGCAGGGCGTCGGCGAGGGGCTGGTAGACTACCGCGCTGCCGCCGCCGTAGGGCACGCAGACCAGCGTGGCGGTCCGGGCACCCGGCGGTACGGGCGGCGTCAGCTCGTGCAGCAGCCCGCCCGGCCGGTCACCGGGCGCGGCCACCAGGGCGGCCAGGGCGCGGACGGTGCGGTGCCGGAACACGTCCATCACGCTGACCGTGGCGTCGGCACCGACGACGGCGGGGAGTTCCCGGCGCAGCCGGGCCACCACCTGCGTCGCCAGCAGCGAGTGCCCGCCGATGTCGAAGAAGTCGTCGGTGGCGCCCACCCGGGCCAGCCCGAGGACCTCCCGCCACACCCCGGCGACGAGTGTCTCCACCGGCCCGGTCGGCTCGACGTACCCGCCGGTGACCGGTTCGTCGGTGGGCTCGGGCAGTGCCCGCCTGTCGACCTTGCCGTGTTCCTGCAGCGGCAGCGCGTCCAGCCAGACGAACCGTTGCGGGACCATGTGCTCGGGCAGCCGCTCGGCGAGCACCCGGCGCAGCTCGGCGGGCGGTGGCGGGTCCGCGTCGGGGTGCCGTTCCAGCCAGGCGACGAGGCGGTCCGCGCGCAGGGCCGCCACGGCCTGCCGCACCGGGGGGCAGGCGCGCAGGGCGGCCTCCACCTCGCCCAGTTCCACCCGGTAACCCCGGATCTTCACCTGGTGGTCGCGGCGGCCGAGGAACATCAGCTGGCCGTCGGCATTCCATCGGCCCAGGTCGCCGGTGCGGTAGAGGCGGGCCCCGGGTGGCCCGTACGGGTCGGGCACGAACCGTTCGGCGGTGGCGCCGGGCCGGTGCAGGTA
Protein-coding regions in this window:
- a CDS encoding class I adenylate-forming enzyme family protein translates to MSPPEAHRPPVGGTVPQLLAWRAALHPDRVAVEVHGVDALTFAAWQADAGTVAGALRQRGVRPGDRVGLVFASRDWAGYAVAYCGVLRAGGVAVPLSDRAAPGQLAYALAHCEATAVVHAGDVPVLPAGTAAWGLPELRAGNAEPADHPGRPGDLAQILYTSGTTGRPKGVAASHANLTAGAPRHPRRLPLAHSRRFLHAFPIGTNAGQTMLVNALTSAPTALTLPRFTPARFARLVCAPGTGTVFLVPAIAIELLDSGALAGLDTSGVHLVGSTAAPLPPAVASRLAAAFPAAAVVNYYTSTEAAPAQTTMIFDPERPDALGRPVAGQLMVADPEGRALPAGTTGEVWLRAPHARAYYRDDTANRATFRAGWVRMGDIGRLDADGYLYLSDRHQDVIKSGAFKISSLEVEAALHEHPYVAQAAVVGVPHPVLGSAVAAAVVPRSAAPADALTLPALRSFLVDRLADHQLPARLLVLDRLPRNPGGKVLKRQLTGLFDT
- a CDS encoding non-ribosomal peptide synthetase/MFS transporter, with product MSFGQERIWFTEQLNPGTAGYVVHATSRLRGALDPVLLRAALDAVAARHDSLRMAFTEDERGEPVVRVRESVRVPFTVTAAADMTGAHALVAEAVGTPFDLGTAPLLRALVVRLADDDHVLHLGMHHIVSDGWSMDLLLTELAAGYGALRDGGQAPASPVGSYLAYAARQRARLAAPAADTGLAYWTRELAGVPALDLPTDRPRPAVQSYAGGTHRFALDAELTDGLRRLGRTHRATLYMTLLAGLQAVLFRHSGQRDFAIGSPVAGRVEPDTERLVGLFLNTLALRADLSAADGEPDFATLLRRTRGTVVRALAHQEIPFERLVKDLNVPRDVSRTPVFGVLFTLQNYERTAGRWPAGLTAEGVRADTTVARFDLAFYLSETDDGLRGMVVHNTDLFDADTVARLTDSLRVLLRDAVARPRTPVVDLALLDTAGRARMLALGTPDADPPVTDEPVTRGAGSLADLIVPHVAATPDVPAVVCGADTVSYRDLDERANRLAHHLRARGAGPDRVVAVLLEQSAELAVTLLGVLRSGAAYLPLDPEQPTRRLALVLADARPAHVVTTAALRGLLPADGPAPTLLDVDAGAIAGLPASPPDTDVTGEHLAYVIYTSGSTGAPKGVAVPHRPVLRYLDGVAERLGVVPAARYALLQSMAFDFSVTIFYLALATGGTVHLLPRRGTGAELADQLRRQHIDYLKITPSHLAALAAEVPPGELVPRRTLLLGGEASDLDSVAALAAAGRGRVVNHYGPTEATVGVTTYGVRPDGPTRGPVPLGRPLPHARVLVLDERMRPVPVGVPGEIMIGGDRLARGYLHRPGATAERFVPDPYGPPGARLYRTGDLGRWNADGQLMFLGRRDHQVKIRGYRVELGEVEAALRACPPVRQAVAALRADRLVAWLERHPDADPPPPAELRRVLAERLPEHMVPQRFVWLDALPLQEHGKVDRRALPEPTDEPVTGGYVEPTGPVETLVAGVWREVLGLARVGATDDFFDIGGHSLLATQVVARLRRELPAVVGADATVSVMDVFRHRTVRALAALVAAPGDRPGGLLHELTPPVPPGARTATLVCVPYGGGSAVVYQPLADALPAGYRLLSVAMPGHDIGLADEPAPIEEVATGVAAEILDGVDGPLILYGHCGPGGALAVEVARRLEAAGRDIDAIYLGAVFPFGRPAGGLLGPLLRLRLAERIRSDRIYRTWLQAQGTNVGSLSTSEMSFLIRAMRHDAQVSEEYFTELMRRRVTPLRAPVISVVGEADRSTEYHEERFREWHFLSTRTALAVVDEGGHYFLKYRAAELAEIVTRVHLRLDAPADTDVAGSADPAWQLTAVSDRSGGSLAAADPGVAGPARRAPQPSMRRFGLVAAGQITSGTGTALTNFAIPLWIYLQTGSLVRFALFAVVGLLPGLLVAPLAGALIDRTSRRRVLLLAGTAAGSAIAVAAGLVLTDRAQVWHLYVLVGWLSIALAFQRIAFVSAVPQLVPKRFLGHANGLAQTATGLTQFMVPLIAVALLDAVGLAGILVIDVVSYLFAIGVLLAVRFPATLALRRREGIGAEIVNGLRYALRRREFRAMLGFFAALNLFLFPALFLLSPLVLGFAGLAEVARIALTGGVGAAVGGLVMLVWGGPRRYRMRAVLLGTLGIALACVVTGLRPSLLVVGAGAFGMYLALGVVNGVYNTIVQTKVPARFHGRVFALNQMVAWSTLPVGWGVIAPLAARYAEPLLQPGGALAPTVGAVIGVGPGRGTGLLYVVFGVCIGLTALVSLRTRVLARFDDEVPDAPPDDLVGIETRRARATAGGDRP